A single genomic interval of Armigeres subalbatus isolate Guangzhou_Male chromosome 1, GZ_Asu_2, whole genome shotgun sequence harbors:
- the LOC134212848 gene encoding cleavage and polyadenylation specificity factor 73, whose product MAHKRKADGQVPAEENDLLLIRPLGAGQEVGRSCIMLEFKGKKIMLDCGIHPGLSGMDALPFVDLIEADEVDLLFISHFHLDHCGALPWFLQKTSFKGRCFMTHATKAIYRWMLSDYIKVSNISTDQMLYTEADLEASMEKIETINFHEERDVMGVRFWAYNAGHVLGAAMFMIEIAGVKILYTGDFSRQEDRHLMAAEIPAMKPDVLITESTYGTHIHEKREDRESRFTSLVQKIVQQGGRCLIPVFALGRAQELLLILDEYWSQNPELQEFPIYYASSLAKKCMAVYQTYINAMNDKIRRQIAVNNPFVFRHISNLKGIDHFEDIGPCVVMASPGMMQSGLSRELFETWCTDPKNGVIIAGYCVEGTLAKTILSEPEEITSMSGQKLPLNMSVDYISFSAHTDYQQTSEFIRILKPAHVILVHGEQNEMNRLKSALQREYESDPNANISLYNPKNTHAVELYFRGEKTAKVMGNLAVKNPEEGQKLSGVLVKRDFKYHLLAASDLSKYTDMSMSVVTQRQSIHWKGSIATLRLLLERIGGPGTVSSETTENDKKIKIFDCIDLSFDGKIVVMEWQATPVNDMYADTVLATLLQSELSGSMVKGASATKPDKMHFKECLIETLQEMFGASSVPKLFKGDSLSVTVHGKQVDINLNTLEVSCEQDEVLYQTVKTTVNKLHQNLVQVS is encoded by the exons ATGGCCCATAAACGGAAAGCTGACGGGCAGGTTCCGGCCGAGGAGAACGACTTGCTGCTGATACGACCTCT GGGTGCCGGTCAGGAGGTAGGCCGTTCCTGCATCATGCTCGAGTTCAAGGGCAAAAAAATTATGCTGGATTGCGGCATCCATCCAGGGCTGTCCGGGATGGACGCGTTGCCGTTCGTAGATCTGATCGAAGCCGACGAGGTGGATTTGTTGTTCATTTCCCATTTCCATTTGGACCACTGTGGAGCGCTGCCGTGGTTCTTACAGAAAACTAGCTTCAAGGGAAGATGTTTTATGACACACGCAACGAAGGCCATCTACCGGTGGATGTTGTCCGATTACATCAAGGTGAGCAACATAAGCACGGATCAGATGTTGTACACGGAGGCGGATCTAGAGGCCAGTATGGAGAAAATAGAGACGATAAACTTCCACGAGGAGCGGGATGTAATGGGGGTGCGATTCTGGGCGTATAATGCTGGACACGTTCTTGGTGCGGCGATGTTCATGATCGAGATTGCTGGGGTGAAGATTTTGTATACCGGAGATTTTTCACGTCAGGAAGATCGGCATTTGATGGCGGCTGAAATTCCGGCGATGAAGCCGGATGTGTTGATCACGGAATCCACTTATGGTACGCACATTCATGAGAAGCGAGAGGATCGAGAGAGTCGTTTCACCAGCTTGGTTCAGAAGATCGTTCAGCAGGGTGGCCGATGTTTGATTCCAGTGTTTGCGCTGGGCAGAGCTCAAGAATTGTTGCTGATTTTGGACGAATATTGGAGTCAAAATCCTGAACTGCAAGAATTTCCCATTTACTATGCCTCGTCGCTGGCCAAGAAGTGCATGGCAGTTTATCAAACGTATATCAACGCGATGAATGATAAAATCCGGAGACAGATTGCCGTTAATAATCCTTTTGTATTTCGTCACATTTCTAACTTGAAAGGAATTGATCACTTCGAGGACATTGGTCCATGTGTTGTGATGGCATCGCCCGGTATGATGCAAAGCGGTCTCTCTCGGGAGTTGTTCGAGACGTGGTGCACTGATCCAAAGAATGGTGTCATCATTGCCGGGTACTGTGTGGAAGGTACCCTTGCGAAGACTATCCTCTCCGAACCGGAGGAGATTACCAGCATGTCCGGCCAAAAGCTCCCGTTAAACATGTCCGTTGATTACATCTCGTTTTCGGCTCATACAGACTACCAACAGACAAGCGAATTCATTCGGATATTGAAACCCGCACACGTCATTTTAGTGCATGGGGAACAGAATGAAATGAATCGTTTGAAATCGGCTCTCCAACGGGAGTATGAAAGCGACCCCAACGCCAACATTTCGTTGTACAACCCAAAGAATACGCACGCGGTGGAGTTGTATTTCCGAGGTGAGAAAACCGCCAAAGTAATGGGAAATCTAGCTGTTAAAAATCCCGAAGAAGGTCAGAAGCTGTCCGGAGTTCTGGTGAAACGGGATTTTAAGTATCATCTGTTAGCTGCGTCAGATCTGTCGA AATACACTGACATGAGTATGTCGGTGGTGACCCAGCGGCAGAGCATCCACTGGAAGGGTTCCATTGCCACGTTGAGACTGCTGCTGGAGCGCATCGGCGGACCGGGAACCGTGTCGTCAGAAACGACGGAAAATGACAAGAAGATCAAAATATTTGACTGCATCGACCTGTCGTTCGACGGAAAGATCGTCGTCATGGAATGGCAGGCGACCCCTGTGAACGATATGTACGCCGACACGGTACTGGCCACCCTGCTCCAGTCGGAACTGAGTGGCAGTATGGTGAAGGGAGCATCGGCTACAAAGCCGGACAAGATGCACTTCAAGGAGTGCTTGATCGAGACGCTGCAGGAAATGTTCGGAGCGAGCTCCGTGCCGAAGCTGTTTAAGGGAGATAGCTTGAGCGTGACCGTTCACGGCAAACAGGTGGACATCAATCTGAATACTTTG GAAGTGTCATGTGAGCAGGATGAGGTCCTGTATCAAACGGTGAAGACGACCGTCAACAAGTTGCACCAAAATCTTGTACAAGTATCGTAA